The following coding sequences lie in one Changpingibacter yushuensis genomic window:
- a CDS encoding DedA family protein yields MNEIPQFIAEGPFALLFAFFMFGAFARSSATYALGRYANHLMLRPAPPTSGFPLRIWTWANLPTTQRAMATVRRRGWIAIPLAFLTVGVQSFVMLAAGIIGLSYPRFALAAFPGWVAWAAIYSTIGFAVWNAAIAAAAGSPAGIAVMCAVIVGCGAYIVLKRRRKRRISK; encoded by the coding sequence ATGAACGAAATCCCCCAATTCATTGCCGAGGGGCCCTTCGCTCTCTTGTTTGCCTTCTTCATGTTTGGGGCATTTGCTAGATCGAGTGCCACATACGCTCTGGGCCGCTATGCCAACCATCTCATGTTGAGACCAGCACCTCCTACCTCTGGCTTCCCTCTGAGGATCTGGACGTGGGCTAATCTACCTACCACTCAGCGAGCCATGGCGACGGTGCGGCGTCGTGGCTGGATCGCTATTCCCCTGGCATTTCTTACGGTTGGCGTGCAGTCATTCGTTATGCTCGCCGCCGGTATCATTGGCCTGAGCTATCCCCGGTTCGCCCTTGCGGCGTTCCCTGGATGGGTGGCGTGGGCCGCGATTTACTCCACTATTGGCTTTGCCGTGTGGAACGCAGCAATTGCCGCTGCCGCAGGATCCCCAGCCGGAATCGCCGTGATGTGCGCTGTGATTGTGGGCTGTGGAGCCTATATTGTTCTCAAGCGACGCCGTAAGCGGCGCATCAGCAAGTAG
- a CDS encoding RNA-binding S4 domain-containing protein, translated as MDRIEVTLPIKLGQFVKLASLAESGSEAREMIELGDITVNGVVETRRGHHLSDGDVVALETVHGEIAVELVALEE; from the coding sequence ATGGACAGAATTGAAGTTACCCTCCCTATTAAGCTTGGCCAGTTCGTCAAGCTTGCCTCGCTGGCGGAATCAGGCTCCGAAGCTCGCGAGATGATTGAGCTGGGTGATATCACGGTCAATGGCGTGGTGGAAACCCGCCGCGGACATCACCTCAGTGATGGCGACGTCGTGGCCTTGGAAACAGTCCACGGCGAGATCGCCGTGGAACTCGTAGCCCTCGAAGAGTAA
- the dnaE gene encoding DNA polymerase III subunit alpha produces MAKDFAHLHVHTEYSMLDGAAKIKKLVKEAKAQGQKSVAITDHGYCFGAYEFYKACKDADIKPIIGVEAYMTPGTSRYSSNRVLWGDDTQRSDDVSARGAYTHLTLLSYNNTGLHNLFRVASRASLEGQMGKWPRLDMDLLETYHDGLIATAGCPSGEVQTRLRLGQFDEAYAAAGRMQDLFGKENYFVEVMDHDNQIERRVHNDLLDLAKKIGAPLLATNDSHYVTANDAPIQDAMLCINSGSTLQDPNRFSFDGTGYHLRSSQDMWELFGDLPGACENTLAIAERCDVSFRTASEGANFMPEFPVPEGEDVTSWFVKEVENGLHGRFGEHIPADVRERADYEVGVIVQMGFPGYFLVVSDYIRWAKEHGIRVGPGRGSGAGSMVAYALRITELDPIKYSLLFERFLNPERVSMPDIDVDFDERRRGEVIEYVERKYGADKVSQVVTFGTIKTKQALKDSSRVLGYPFEMGERLTKALPPAVQGKDISLAGIYNEQDDRYKEAEDFRQLVATDHDAKKVLDLAQGLEGLTRQWGVHACAILMSSVPLTDVIPVMKRPADGATITQFEYPLCEELGILKMDFLGLSNLTTIDDALHNIVANGKDPVEIESVPLNDQPTFDLLGRAETLGVFQLDGSGMRALLKQMKPTEFEDISAVSALYRPGPMGMNSHTNYALRKNGLQVISPIHPELEEPLKDVLASTYGLIVYQEQVMQIARTCAGFTMGQADTLRKAMGKKKIDVLNKQFESFSKGMLDNGYSKECIDTLWGVLVPFAQYAFNRSHSACYGLISYWTAYLKATYPVEFMAALLTSKKDNKDKLALYLGEARRMGITVLVPDVNESLSDFSPAGAEIRVGLTAIRNVGANVVEGIIQAREEKGKFTSFQDFLDKVPLQVCNKRAIECLVKAGAFDSLGYTRRALLTRVEEAVDAVVALKKNEAAGQFDLFGGAGVELEGGLDVVIPDLPEWDKKVKLDHERDMLGLYVSDHPLSGLEHVLERGADITIVRLMNEEAIPDGSSINLAGLITSVQPRISKKNGKMWATITLEDLTGSTEINFFPQTYQTVSTMLTQDQVAIVTCRVQDRDGSIQLSAQSMTLPSGDLMPDSPLDLQLPERMCTQQLMANLAVILKSYPGSSPVRLHIRRPSTTAVVQVSQEYYVKQGAGMFSDLRVLLGRNCLMQ; encoded by the coding sequence ATGGCAAAAGACTTCGCTCACCTCCATGTCCACACTGAGTATTCGATGCTGGATGGCGCTGCGAAGATCAAGAAACTGGTCAAGGAAGCCAAGGCTCAGGGGCAGAAGTCAGTTGCCATCACTGATCACGGCTACTGCTTTGGGGCTTACGAATTCTACAAGGCCTGCAAGGACGCAGATATCAAGCCGATCATCGGCGTCGAAGCCTACATGACCCCCGGAACATCCCGCTATTCCAGCAATCGGGTGTTGTGGGGCGATGATACGCAGCGTTCGGACGATGTCTCGGCTCGCGGTGCCTACACGCATCTCACACTCCTCTCATACAACAACACGGGGTTGCATAACCTCTTCCGGGTGGCTTCACGGGCCTCGCTGGAAGGGCAGATGGGCAAGTGGCCACGTCTGGACATGGATCTTCTTGAGACCTACCACGATGGGCTCATCGCCACCGCCGGATGCCCATCGGGTGAGGTTCAGACCCGCCTGCGCTTGGGTCAGTTTGATGAGGCCTATGCTGCTGCTGGCCGTATGCAGGACCTCTTCGGCAAGGAGAACTACTTTGTCGAAGTTATGGACCATGACAATCAGATCGAGCGGCGGGTGCACAATGACTTGCTCGATCTAGCCAAGAAGATTGGTGCGCCACTTCTGGCCACCAACGATTCGCACTATGTGACAGCGAATGATGCTCCAATCCAAGACGCCATGTTGTGCATCAACTCTGGTTCTACACTTCAGGATCCCAACCGCTTCTCGTTCGATGGAACTGGCTACCACCTGCGTTCGTCACAAGACATGTGGGAACTGTTTGGCGATCTGCCGGGTGCATGCGAGAACACCTTGGCAATAGCCGAACGCTGCGACGTGTCCTTCCGCACCGCCTCCGAAGGCGCGAACTTCATGCCAGAGTTTCCCGTTCCCGAAGGAGAGGACGTCACATCTTGGTTTGTGAAAGAAGTGGAGAACGGCTTACACGGCCGATTCGGTGAACATATCCCCGCCGATGTGCGGGAACGTGCGGACTACGAAGTGGGCGTCATCGTTCAGATGGGTTTCCCGGGTTACTTCCTTGTCGTTTCTGATTACATCCGGTGGGCGAAGGAACACGGCATTCGCGTTGGACCTGGCCGAGGCTCAGGCGCTGGCTCGATGGTGGCGTATGCGCTGCGCATTACAGAACTTGACCCCATCAAGTACAGCCTCCTCTTCGAACGATTCCTCAACCCGGAACGCGTATCGATGCCCGATATCGACGTCGACTTCGACGAACGGCGCCGCGGCGAGGTCATTGAGTATGTAGAACGAAAGTATGGGGCAGACAAAGTCTCCCAGGTAGTCACCTTCGGAACCATCAAGACCAAGCAGGCACTCAAAGACTCCTCTCGTGTGCTTGGCTACCCGTTTGAGATGGGAGAACGCCTCACAAAGGCGCTTCCTCCGGCCGTTCAGGGCAAGGACATCTCGCTGGCAGGCATTTACAACGAGCAAGACGATCGTTACAAAGAAGCCGAGGATTTCCGCCAGCTGGTTGCAACGGATCACGATGCGAAGAAGGTCTTGGATCTGGCTCAGGGCCTCGAAGGTCTGACCCGTCAGTGGGGTGTGCACGCCTGTGCCATTCTCATGTCCTCTGTGCCGCTTACAGACGTAATCCCAGTCATGAAACGGCCAGCCGACGGCGCCACCATCACCCAGTTCGAATACCCGCTGTGCGAAGAACTGGGCATCCTCAAGATGGACTTCTTGGGTCTGTCAAACCTGACAACTATTGACGATGCCCTCCACAACATTGTGGCTAATGGCAAGGACCCGGTTGAGATTGAGTCAGTTCCACTTAATGATCAACCCACGTTTGATCTGCTAGGGCGTGCAGAGACACTTGGCGTGTTCCAGCTTGATGGTTCTGGAATGCGCGCCCTTCTCAAACAGATGAAGCCAACCGAGTTCGAGGATATCTCCGCGGTTTCAGCTCTGTATCGCCCAGGCCCTATGGGCATGAACTCGCACACAAACTACGCGCTGCGGAAGAACGGGCTTCAAGTGATCTCCCCGATCCACCCGGAGCTTGAGGAGCCACTAAAGGATGTGCTTGCAAGCACATATGGCCTGATTGTGTATCAGGAACAGGTTATGCAGATTGCGCGTACCTGCGCCGGATTCACAATGGGTCAGGCAGACACGCTTCGCAAGGCCATGGGTAAGAAGAAGATCGATGTGCTGAACAAGCAGTTCGAAAGCTTCTCCAAAGGCATGCTTGATAACGGCTACTCGAAGGAGTGCATCGATACGCTGTGGGGCGTATTGGTTCCCTTCGCGCAGTACGCCTTCAACCGCAGCCATTCGGCCTGCTATGGCCTTATTTCCTACTGGACGGCCTACCTCAAGGCCACCTACCCAGTGGAGTTCATGGCGGCCCTGCTCACCTCCAAGAAAGACAACAAGGATAAGCTTGCCCTCTACCTCGGCGAAGCGCGCCGGATGGGTATCACGGTTTTGGTTCCTGATGTCAACGAATCACTCTCCGATTTCTCCCCGGCGGGCGCCGAGATTCGAGTCGGATTGACTGCTATTCGTAACGTTGGCGCCAACGTGGTGGAAGGGATCATTCAGGCTCGCGAAGAAAAGGGCAAGTTCACCTCATTCCAAGACTTCCTCGACAAGGTGCCGCTACAGGTATGCAACAAGCGCGCTATTGAATGCTTGGTCAAAGCAGGGGCTTTCGATTCTCTCGGATACACCCGCCGTGCATTGCTCACCCGCGTTGAAGAGGCCGTGGACGCCGTCGTCGCACTCAAGAAGAATGAAGCCGCTGGCCAGTTTGACCTCTTCGGCGGAGCTGGCGTTGAACTCGAAGGCGGACTTGACGTAGTTATCCCAGACCTGCCCGAATGGGATAAGAAGGTGAAGCTTGATCATGAACGCGACATGCTCGGCCTGTATGTCTCCGATCATCCGCTTTCCGGACTGGAGCACGTGTTGGAGCGGGGAGCCGACATCACCATTGTGAGACTCATGAACGAGGAGGCGATTCCCGATGGCTCTTCGATCAATCTGGCGGGGCTCATCACATCGGTTCAGCCACGTATCTCCAAGAAGAACGGCAAGATGTGGGCCACGATCACGCTTGAGGATCTGACAGGTAGCACGGAAATCAACTTCTTCCCGCAGACCTATCAGACGGTCTCTACGATGCTCACCCAGGATCAAGTTGCAATCGTCACCTGCCGAGTGCAAGATCGCGATGGATCGATCCAACTCTCCGCGCAGTCCATGACCCTGCCTTCGGGTGATCTCATGCCGGATTCGCCGTTGGATCTCCAGCTGCCTGAACGCATGTGCACGCAGCAACTCATGGCCAACCTTGCAGTGATCCTCAAGTCCTACCCGGGCTCATCACCGGTGCGGCTGCATATCCGCAGGCCCTCTACTACCGCTGTGGTTCAGGTATCGCAGGAGTACTACGTGAAGCAAGGCGCAGGCATGTTTTCAGATCTGCGCGTGTTGTTGGGCCGCAACTGCCTTATGCAATAG
- a CDS encoding GNAT family N-acetyltransferase, giving the protein MIEEVTTREQLERCWAIRLEVFVEEQKVSEDEEIDAIDLLESTVHFLASRDGVDLGTARIVAEEAGRCHIGRVAVRKLARGTGVGRELMEEAARIAVERYSDSRGNLEIAISAQEHAIPFYELCGYVLVPGERYLDAGIWHRDMVAHFSGQ; this is encoded by the coding sequence GTGATTGAAGAGGTAACCACGCGCGAACAGTTGGAGCGGTGCTGGGCGATCCGGCTCGAGGTCTTTGTGGAGGAGCAGAAGGTCTCCGAAGATGAAGAGATCGACGCAATCGATCTGCTCGAATCCACCGTGCACTTCTTGGCCTCGCGTGACGGAGTGGATCTTGGCACGGCCCGAATCGTTGCTGAGGAAGCAGGCCGTTGCCACATCGGGCGCGTGGCCGTGCGCAAGCTAGCCCGCGGCACCGGCGTGGGCCGGGAACTGATGGAAGAAGCAGCGCGTATCGCTGTTGAGCGGTACTCAGACAGTCGGGGCAACCTAGAGATCGCCATCTCGGCACAGGAACACGCGATCCCGTTCTACGAGTTGTGCGGATATGTGCTGGTACCTGGCGAGCGCTACCTCGATGCAGGGATCTGGCATCGTGACATGGTGGCCCATTTCTCCGGGCAATAG
- a CDS encoding RluA family pseudouridine synthase has translation MREKRYYPVPDGFHGDRVDAVVARLTGASRALCAKSIDAGDVLIDGKMASKSDKVTAGQLLEVLVPEPPRVEAVPTPADLPILYEDDDVVVVDKPAGLAAHPSLNFEGPDVLGALLAMGKRLTTSGPPERKGIVHRLDVGTSGCMVVAKSEWAYSVLKQAFRDRTVEKIYHALVQGHPDPSAGTIDAPIGRDYRHQWKMGIRQDGRHSVTHYQTLEAMAGGSLLEVHLETGRTHQIRVHMAATGHPCVGDEMYGADPSLTQRLGLTRQWLHATRLGFEHPSSGEWVEFVSEYPDDLQHALDAMREGVFT, from the coding sequence ATGCGTGAGAAGCGGTACTACCCAGTCCCAGATGGCTTCCATGGCGACCGAGTGGATGCGGTGGTAGCGCGCCTGACGGGAGCCTCGCGCGCACTGTGTGCCAAGTCGATCGACGCTGGCGATGTGCTCATTGACGGCAAGATGGCCTCGAAGTCTGACAAGGTCACTGCAGGCCAGCTTCTCGAAGTCCTCGTGCCCGAACCGCCACGCGTGGAGGCCGTCCCAACGCCCGCGGATCTACCGATCCTGTACGAAGACGACGACGTGGTCGTTGTAGACAAACCAGCCGGGCTCGCCGCACATCCTTCGCTCAACTTCGAAGGCCCGGACGTACTTGGTGCGCTCTTAGCGATGGGGAAGAGGCTAACGACGTCGGGGCCACCCGAACGCAAGGGGATTGTGCATCGACTCGATGTGGGGACGTCGGGGTGCATGGTCGTGGCAAAGTCTGAGTGGGCCTACAGCGTGCTCAAGCAGGCATTTCGGGACAGAACCGTTGAGAAGATCTATCACGCTTTGGTACAGGGACATCCGGATCCGAGTGCTGGAACGATCGATGCACCAATCGGCCGCGACTACCGCCACCAGTGGAAGATGGGAATCCGTCAAGATGGGCGGCATTCTGTGACTCACTACCAAACGCTGGAGGCAATGGCAGGCGGTTCATTGCTAGAGGTACACCTTGAGACTGGGCGCACGCACCAGATTAGGGTCCACATGGCTGCAACCGGGCATCCATGTGTGGGAGACGAGATGTACGGAGCCGATCCGTCACTCACCCAGCGGCTGGGCCTGACAAGGCAATGGTTGCATGCCACGCGGCTCGGATTCGAACATCCGAGCTCGGGAGAGTGGGTGGAGTTCGTTTCGGAGTACCCAGACGATTTGCAGCACGCACTTGATGCTATGCGAGAAGGAGTGTTCACGTGA
- the lspA gene encoding signal peptidase II: MRSRRSLFFTWLVWAVLVLAADQLTKVWALRNLVEGERHSLIGDALGLQLLFNPGAAFSFGVGTTAVFTVISTIVVIGLPFYTLKSTSRVWVSVLAVVWGGAAGNLVDRLFRQPSFGRGHVVDFIAYGNWFIGNVADIALVAGIAVVAILTLAGVAFTVDPGDEAGGEFGGEIEGTGERADDPHHTDVEEDGLQNTALEEASAPDMTGLPHIEPGTSDDSPILGEGTDA, from the coding sequence ATGAGATCTCGACGCAGCCTCTTCTTCACGTGGTTGGTGTGGGCGGTGTTGGTTCTGGCCGCCGACCAGCTGACCAAGGTATGGGCATTGCGCAACCTTGTGGAAGGTGAACGCCATTCACTGATTGGTGATGCGCTTGGCCTACAGCTGCTCTTCAACCCAGGCGCTGCCTTTTCCTTTGGTGTAGGTACCACGGCAGTCTTCACCGTTATCTCAACGATTGTGGTGATTGGCTTACCTTTCTACACGTTGAAGTCAACATCCCGCGTGTGGGTAAGTGTGCTGGCTGTTGTCTGGGGCGGAGCCGCAGGAAACCTCGTCGATCGTCTCTTCCGTCAGCCAAGCTTCGGCCGAGGGCACGTGGTGGACTTCATCGCCTACGGCAACTGGTTTATCGGAAACGTGGCCGATATTGCGCTGGTGGCTGGCATCGCCGTCGTCGCAATACTGACGCTTGCGGGTGTCGCATTCACGGTGGACCCAGGTGATGAGGCGGGCGGTGAATTCGGTGGCGAGATCGAGGGTACTGGCGAACGTGCAGATGATCCACATCACACGGACGTAGAAGAAGATGGCCTGCAGAACACAGCCCTAGAAGAGGCCAGCGCGCCGGATATGACGGGACTCCCTCACATTGAACCGGGCACTAGTGACGATTCGCCAATCCTCGGTGAGGGAACCGATGCGTGA
- a CDS encoding DivIVA domain-containing protein: MALLTEHDVVNMRFKEPQSVSEGYDQDEVDFFLDEVAETVAQLAKDKAALENQVKVAEARVKELEGSSASADQSPDSATSTAAFASTQPNESEAATGMLLLAQELHDKHIREGKEEGDRLIAEAQSRSEQLVGDAQEQYNRTLAQLEQERGLLERKISELRDFERDYRTRLKSYLESLLSNVETGSAPGEGLHN; the protein is encoded by the coding sequence ATGGCGCTGCTTACGGAACACGACGTTGTCAACATGCGCTTCAAGGAGCCACAGTCAGTCAGCGAGGGCTACGACCAAGACGAAGTCGATTTTTTCCTTGATGAAGTCGCCGAAACGGTCGCTCAGCTCGCTAAGGATAAGGCTGCCCTTGAGAACCAGGTGAAGGTTGCCGAGGCTCGCGTAAAGGAACTCGAAGGTTCCTCCGCTTCGGCAGATCAGAGCCCCGATTCTGCAACGTCAACCGCAGCATTTGCTAGTACTCAGCCAAATGAGTCTGAAGCGGCAACAGGAATGCTGCTGCTTGCTCAGGAACTGCATGACAAGCACATTCGTGAAGGCAAAGAGGAAGGTGACCGCCTCATCGCGGAAGCCCAGTCTCGCAGCGAACAGCTTGTTGGCGATGCACAAGAGCAGTACAACCGCACGCTCGCTCAGCTTGAACAGGAACGTGGTCTGCTCGAACGCAAGATCTCCGAGCTTCGCGATTTCGAACGCGACTACCGCACCCGCCTGAAGAGCTACCTCGAATCTCTTCTCTCCAACGTAGAGACGGGTTCGGCGCCAGGCGAGGGCCTGCACAACTGA
- a CDS encoding YggT family protein produces MRTIFTLLYLICALYTLVLLARIILDLVLSTARDWSPSGFLLVIANFVYRVTDPPLRFLNKYIPPLRLGAIQFDMGFLVLFFGIQILQSIFARLA; encoded by the coding sequence ATGCGAACGATCTTTACACTTCTGTATTTAATATGTGCCCTGTACACGCTGGTCTTGTTGGCTCGGATTATTCTGGATCTGGTCCTGAGCACAGCGCGTGATTGGTCGCCGTCGGGATTCCTCCTGGTCATCGCGAACTTCGTGTATCGAGTGACGGATCCACCGCTCCGATTCCTCAACAAGTACATTCCACCGCTGCGGCTCGGTGCCATTCAGTTCGACATGGGATTCCTTGTGTTGTTCTTTGGCATTCAGATTCTCCAGTCCATTTTTGCGCGACTAGCGTAG
- a CDS encoding cell division protein SepF, giving the protein MGFMQKFVDKATLVDEEYDDEYLDDVYEDEEEVAEEPEVTPIRSVAPMPDLSRIVTVRPRSFNDIQAFADEFRKGLPVILNLAETNEDDRRRIVDFATGVCYGLRGLLNPISDDVLLMTPHTVKVESRRSEPTRTF; this is encoded by the coding sequence ATGGGATTTATGCAGAAGTTTGTCGATAAGGCGACTCTGGTCGACGAAGAGTACGACGACGAATACCTCGACGACGTGTACGAAGATGAAGAGGAAGTGGCCGAGGAACCGGAAGTCACGCCTATCCGTTCCGTAGCTCCGATGCCCGATCTTTCCCGTATCGTGACAGTCCGCCCACGCTCGTTCAACGATATTCAGGCGTTTGCGGACGAGTTCCGTAAGGGACTGCCCGTAATCCTCAATCTCGCCGAGACGAACGAGGATGACCGCCGCCGTATCGTCGACTTTGCGACTGGGGTGTGCTATGGTCTGCGTGGCCTTTTAAACCCAATCTCTGATGACGTGCTGCTCATGACTCCACATACGGTTAAGGTCGAATCACGTCGTTCGGAGCCCACCCGTACCTTCTGA
- a CDS encoding polyphenol oxidase family protein, which translates to MNVIEWVADFRVPQGRVRAGFTSRHGGVSTAGYDSLNLGFHVGDAPTHVQANRAILGAQLGCEPAWMNQVHGSRVELAQPGVTAEATDALVVARGPSGGTGPLHNAGDDAVLAGGPLPWLSGEADAFCAHPATQRAYAACVMVADCIPLILVDQTALRGAAVHVGRAGLLADIATQAIRSLGGPASHLCAFIGPAICGKCYEVPEAMRVDAAHRVPECASETSWGTPSIDLKAGLKAQLSRAGIQHVADVDICTLEDDRYFSHRGGGSQSGRFAGVLQVICDTPSEPQVP; encoded by the coding sequence ATGAACGTCATTGAGTGGGTTGCCGATTTCCGTGTTCCACAGGGGCGCGTGCGCGCTGGCTTCACCTCGCGCCACGGAGGAGTTTCCACAGCTGGCTATGATTCACTCAATCTCGGCTTTCATGTGGGTGATGCTCCCACGCACGTGCAGGCTAATCGCGCGATCTTGGGTGCGCAACTCGGCTGCGAACCAGCGTGGATGAATCAGGTGCATGGGTCACGCGTGGAGCTAGCGCAACCAGGTGTGACGGCCGAGGCGACGGACGCCCTTGTGGTTGCACGTGGGCCCAGCGGTGGCACTGGCCCTCTTCACAACGCTGGTGACGATGCGGTGCTGGCAGGTGGGCCACTGCCGTGGCTTAGTGGTGAAGCAGACGCATTCTGCGCCCACCCAGCAACGCAGAGGGCTTATGCAGCTTGCGTAATGGTTGCTGACTGTATCCCACTGATACTTGTAGACCAGACTGCGCTTCGTGGTGCTGCCGTTCATGTGGGTAGGGCTGGGCTCTTGGCCGACATCGCGACGCAAGCCATTCGATCGTTGGGTGGCCCAGCCTCACATCTTTGCGCCTTCATCGGTCCCGCAATATGTGGGAAGTGCTACGAAGTGCCCGAAGCCATGCGCGTTGATGCCGCTCACCGCGTGCCCGAATGTGCCAGCGAGACCTCGTGGGGCACGCCGTCGATCGATCTCAAGGCAGGGTTGAAAGCGCAACTCTCGCGTGCGGGCATCCAACATGTCGCAGATGTGGATATTTGCACGTTGGAGGATGATCGCTATTTCTCTCATCGCGGCGGTGGCTCCCAATCTGGCAGGTTTGCCGGCGTTCTTCAGGTAATTTGCGACACGCCCAGCGAGCCTCAAGTACCTTGA
- the ftsZ gene encoding cell division protein FtsZ, which yields MPALNNAANIKVIGVGGGGVNAVDRMIQDGLAGVEFIAVNTDGQSLVKSEAETKLDIGRDVSRGLGAGADPTVGKRAAEENLEVIKSALEGADMVFVTAGEGGGTGTGAAPIVAQIARESGALTVGVVTRPFEFEGLQRANNAIAGIENLRKSVDTLIVIPNDRLLEIANDELSVIEAYHLADEVLRNGVKGISDLITIPGLVNLDFADVKAIMKDAGTALMGIGSATGEDRAMLATENAISSPLLEASIDGAHGVLISFQAGENFSLKEMNRASKLVKESVDPNANIIVGQIIDESLGDEVRVTVIAAGFDETEDHLLNLGRQSGNQSAGPRHSASSADRGVEARTAPERRVAQAVSPLVQGEIASPIHPVAESVSPELPSVAESYTQQESRNRQNLTIPAFLFEEE from the coding sequence ATGCCTGCTCTCAATAACGCCGCAAACATCAAGGTCATTGGTGTGGGCGGTGGCGGTGTTAACGCCGTAGATCGCATGATCCAAGATGGCCTAGCTGGGGTTGAATTTATCGCAGTCAACACGGACGGCCAATCGCTGGTGAAGTCCGAAGCCGAAACCAAACTGGACATCGGGCGCGATGTCTCCCGTGGTTTGGGAGCCGGCGCGGATCCAACTGTGGGCAAACGCGCCGCGGAAGAAAATCTAGAAGTCATTAAGTCCGCACTCGAGGGTGCAGACATGGTCTTTGTAACCGCTGGAGAAGGTGGAGGAACTGGCACGGGTGCGGCTCCTATCGTCGCCCAGATTGCTCGAGAGAGCGGTGCCTTGACTGTGGGTGTGGTTACGCGCCCATTTGAGTTCGAAGGCCTCCAGCGCGCAAATAACGCCATTGCGGGCATTGAGAACCTTCGTAAGTCCGTTGACACGTTGATCGTCATTCCTAATGATCGTCTGCTGGAAATCGCAAATGATGAGCTCTCAGTTATTGAGGCCTATCATCTTGCGGACGAGGTTCTACGCAATGGCGTCAAGGGAATCTCGGACCTCATTACCATTCCGGGCCTTGTGAACCTCGACTTTGCGGACGTTAAGGCAATCATGAAGGATGCCGGTACCGCCTTGATGGGTATTGGATCGGCTACGGGCGAGGACCGAGCCATGCTCGCTACTGAGAATGCGATCTCGTCTCCACTGCTTGAGGCTTCGATCGATGGAGCACACGGCGTGCTGATTTCCTTCCAAGCTGGTGAGAACTTCTCCCTGAAGGAGATGAACCGCGCATCCAAGCTTGTCAAGGAGTCGGTGGACCCGAACGCCAACATTATCGTTGGCCAGATCATCGACGAATCCCTTGGTGATGAAGTCCGTGTGACCGTCATTGCCGCAGGATTCGACGAAACCGAGGATCACCTCCTCAATCTCGGGCGCCAGAGCGGGAATCAATCGGCCGGCCCTCGCCATTCGGCGAGCTCTGCTGACCGTGGGGTTGAAGCCCGCACGGCTCCCGAACGCCGAGTGGCCCAGGCGGTCTCGCCCCTTGTGCAGGGAGAGATTGCTAGTCCAATTCACCCGGTAGCAGAGAGCGTGAGCCCTGAGCTCCCCTCCGTTGCCGAATCTTACACACAGCAAGAGTCGCGCAACCGCCAGAATCTGACGATCCCGGCATTCCTCTTCGAAGAGGAGTAA